The genomic segment CTTATGcctaaaacacaacccaaaatccaaagtggaccgatcgggacaatataggtatcaaatgaaaggtattggagagtagaatacgaatatggtatgaaaatttaagtctaagtacccatcgggccgccccaagcccaaaactccccaaacagacatattggacgttcatttcaatatggggctcaaatgataagtattcgggagtagatttcgaatctggcatacaaaatcagatcgaagcatagggggtcatgccacccctcaaaaacgccattagacccattatggctatatgatacttggctaaaccgattttgtaaaaattttcatagattgtgtacgtttgtctggaagaaaacatagatttagatatcgggtggagacggaccctaccccttacaccaaaaacgccacccatatccgaaggtGGTCCGacgggcacaataagggtatgaaaggtattggaaaccaGAAAATGAATAAGGTATtacaatttgggtccaagtactcagcgggcctccccaaactcctctaaacaggcagtagattacaaatatggcataaaacattaagtTCAAGTAATGGGTGGTCGCTCACCCCAAATAgctatattagccgaccatggttatatgggactcaaatgaaaggtataagggtgtagattacgaatatgacattacaatttgcgttcaagtcttggtggcgcttttccttctaaagataCATCAAAGGCAAAgggagaaggggcaaattctaatacatcaatgagtgctttccgattcaagtttaaaatcaatgataagggccttttttagccgagtccaaacggcgaccatgcatggcattgtacctcccaAGTGTAGCCAACATTAAGagtataaacaccgctttgttcgatatTCTCGTtaagattcgaacgcgttcagcgtcataggctacaaaggcacgaattcgatatccacattcagggcgaagtgtccccacactaaaatgatattagagagttaaagaagtcgcagcggagcgggcccggttcggctagtcatgtataaaatttatttacttcTTTGGATGATTTCTTAGTTTTGGCAGAAATGAAGAAGGTCcgtattggaggtcataagcAGGTGGACTGCCACATGCATCATTTTATAATTATCAAAAAATTGCGCACAGAAAGTGTTCAAAAATTGATATGGAAagatatgggagttatatcaggtcatgaaatTATTTGGATTATACTTAGCATAGATGTTATCCAATTGGCTTATATCAATAACAAGTATTTTTTGCCAAACTTCGAATGGCAAGCCTTAGGCAGATGAATCCATAGGTCTTAAGCCACTATTCCAAgatattacaaatggaatggcgaaattagtacaaCCTCAACCTAATCTAAGTCCGCCAACAAAGCAAAATCTAAATCCGCCAAAAATTCTATTTACTACTATAAACTATGAAAAATTGTTGGGACGCCAACGTAgggcagaagttagcatgtccgcttataacgctgaacgcttgggttcgaatcctggcgagaacatcagaaacaattttcagcggtggttttctcctcctaatgctggcaacatttgtgaggtactatgtcatgtaaaacttctctccaaagaggtttcgccgttcggactcggctataaaaaggagactccttatcattgagcttaaacttgaatcggactgcactcattgatatgcccctgttccttagtgggaaAAATTGCTGACATAGTGAAAAATTGTTGACATTGAAATCAAAATTGGTATAATTCTTTTTCTAAATTATCTAAAATTTCTTGTTGAATATTCATGGTAGGCTTAAATGCATATATCGTAAGTAAGCCTTTGTTTTCATAACTAGCGTCAAACAGGTATTTTATAAAAGTAACCGAGTATTTGTATCTGATAGATGTTGCAACACTAAAACCAAACTATCTGAATTTTGTCGTCTATTATCATAGAAAAGGGCAGACGGACGACCAATTTGATAACACAATGAAGAAAGAACTGCTCAAAAAGAACGCCAaaggaaaacaaatcaaaaaatacCTTTGCTGTGCCCTGTTCACTTTGGCAATTGTATTGCCGGTCATATTGTACAAATTTGTATTAGCGCCGCCACCATTCGACGAAATGGCTCCTTGTATATTTTGTGAAATTGCGGGTGGCCGCTCCCCAAATACTCAAATCGAAGTGGAAACAGATGAATATGTGATATTTAAAGATATAAAACCAGCATCGACACATCACTATCTGGCGGTGCCGAAACGTCATATCGAAAGTCTCAAAGTAATGACGAAAGAAGATATTCCATTAGGTAAGATGTTTGCGGTGGGGGTGGGCTGAGACGCTTTATGAAGTTAATTAAaagttgttgtttctttttttttgcatttcagTCGATCATTTAGAAGAGGCgttgaaacaattttttaaatcgaAAGGTATCGATACCGAAGATGCTCTTTTTGGCTTCCACATGCCGCCTTTTATAAGTGTCCGTCACTTGCATATGCATGGAATAGCACCGCGTTCCACCATGAGTTGGATGAATAGTTTTGTGTTTAAGGCACACTCAGCTTGGTTCAAATTGGTAAGACCTTTATTCACTTTGTATTATGTTTGACAATGTCTTTAATGTTTCCCCCCCTTATTTTAGGTCGAAGATGCCCGAAAGtatttagaaaataaataaaatccatATTGGATATAAACAATACTCCCTCCACGACAAATATATTCAGGATTACTATCTTATACAAACAAAAAGGGGCTCCTTTAGCAATTCTTAttttgattggtttatattagtTCTATATATTCAAAAATTGGTGATAGATATTATATTAAATGATGTGTGAATTCTAGTTGTGTATATTTTTTagttaatatttttgtttatgtaaatttataaatatttaattttttgtatcattttgttttgtttgcaaatAGGTATTATATACTAATTGGtgttgtgttttttcttttttaaattcaaataaatcagTAGCAAAAAGGATATTAAGGACGAAGAAGCAGTAGCAAGAAAAACGTGTATAATTCATGACGTCATATGTGAAGATAGCTTTGCGGAACGGCAGTTAGAAGTTGACATTCACTATGTTATCAAAGTTCAATGAACTTTAGTTAAATGGAAATGTTTGTGTGgttaaggccaccgtagcgcaggggttagcatgtccgcctatgacgctaaacgcctgggttcgaatcatggcgagaacattggaaagaattttcagcggtggttattcctacctaatgctggcgacatttgtgaggtattatggcATGTTAAAACATCttgccaaagaggtgtcgtactgcggaaCACCTCGGACAGCAGTGAGAAGTTTATGCTTGTAACttgatggaattttcatgggcaatttgCATATTTGTGTGGAAATGTTTGTATGGTTAAAATATATAGCTGTGCTCGGGAactaaaaaatttgtgcaaatttgcacgtattctatttgccagcagaagacaGGGCaagagagagagcaaattttgacagttagaaaatagagaacctgctaatttctactgggacttttttttccagcaaaaatttgcaactttgaacagatgttttgtaaaggtcagctgttttatgaaaagcagccgttacatgaaaatataaaaaaagttaaCGCCAAAATGAATCAAAACGATTCATGGCAGCAGCTAATGTTCAGATACAGAAAACTCAACAAATGAAGTGTAATCTTACCTCAAGTCGGTTGTTCTATATTTGAAggtaggtgcaaaattttaagaattatttggaaaatcttgaaaaattcaaacattGTATCCTTTCTCTgcaccccggtagccgagttagtAGCGTGTTTGGGTTACTAGTGCAGGGAACGTGGGTTCGATTGCCGCCAGaaaccttggtctgtcgctactgtggtatcacaatggacttaaaattgtctaagtgataagtgttttgatggaatcatcctcatcggagagctacgatgaaaccaacaccgttcctttgaatttgttaaggaagGAAGATGCTGTCATAGGATTGAGTGGGTCTAGCTAGGCAGTTAATCAAGTGACGCAAGGGATTACAAAATGCAAATTAGTGcaattagtctgccaattgtgaaatgatacagatatcttcaatgataacaaagtgtccgtggccgccacatgaccaaatagaaaactcccttagcctcacatcagtggttgtagcaatttatctagccacaatatccaaaagcattaaatggttagtccaaggtatctttgtcggcacaacaagtgtacttttgtataTGGTGATGGTACGTAAAGCTGTTGTAGTCCTATGCGgtcttcgaaatgcatgctcatgctcggcgaatggaaattgttcAACAAGAGGAGCGGATGGAGTGgtccctcatgcgtcttggctcGGCGGGCCAATgcagtacgtacaaccggctgccatgggattgtacgGTCATTTGGATGGCTGTTTCTAGCCTTTTCACTTTCGGgccaataaattgacgtttatttaagaaaaataccTCATAAGTATCGCTAgcatttttgattaaaaaaatcgtttttcaagcaagaaaataaaaaaccaaccaaaataaaaatcagctgtttttctacaaattttcactggaagtcaTTCGCGTaatggctcttactctcctgcaaatttttactggaaaagttcGCGAACAGATCTATAATtatcaggtagtgtaccgtaaacagctgagtacaattttttctatctgtcaacgagttttgattgtgtgtgtgtattatatttagttaagaaccatacacaCGCAAACAATGACAAATGGCGTgaactagttacatacacaaaatcagtgTTGCActcatcactgattttgacagactgtGCACTCAAcaatatatattcatttacaggtagtggcatttgtccaacaacaaaatattgagtgcactatctgtcaaaatcagttattagagcaattttgattttgattatGTTACTAGTTCGAGCCATTTTTCGTAGTTTGTGTATGTTGTGgatcttaactataatacacacacaacccaAACTCGTTGTACTAGTGTACTTCGCGAGGAAAAATtgcactcagctgtttacgatacactacctggtaattatgtcatggcactcaatattttgttgttgggcaactgccactattCAATCTCCCAAATCGACCTTGCTCACAAAACCGAATGCACGTACTAGAATTTGATACTACGAACGGCTATACGaagtaatttttcatttcaagtgATGCCATGGATGTCTGTGACCGCCTACAATCGTTTTCATCGGGCCTGACGTCGAAGTAAATGCGCCATTTTATGAGGAAGCTGTTTTGAAACCATGGCcacgcaaacatttcggtcgttATCCATGGACGTGTCTAAAAGACTCGGCACCGTCACAAAAACTACAAGAATGGCTAAAGGTCATATTACGCACTTCGTTTCGTCTTCACAGTGGCGTTCCGTTTCCGCATATTCTAATCCGATGGACGTCATTTTATAGAACAAGGTAAGGACTAAAAATATGACAGCAAAATAAAGGCAGATAACATTCTTGCTGCTTGCAACTTGATGTTGACCGACTCAGAGCAATGGTCATATCGAGGaaaagtgaatggattctgACATCTAGATTGCTTCcccactagagctggcaaattatcaataatcgcaacattcgatagttttaataataaatatcgatactatcggttatttcccatcacctaaatttcaaacgaaaatgagaagtaaaaatcaggagatcgattcatatagaagcaatatcaatgcacagaccaattAAAATCAatgttaataaagtcagttggaagtcatgagagtaatcattgtaaaaaatgttggtctaatcagatgaaaattgcgccctctataagcgcaatgtatcttaaaggaaacattcagtgtcggattgcttatttttgtttagttttgcaaaaaattttacttttgcaatagtatccatcggaaaaatatcattcgatattcagtcaaaaaattgaatatagtatcgatagtgccatcgatattttgccagctctattccccacacatttttgtcatttgaatcaacactaaataataataaatttcacaaaaaaaatgtcatgtttttttttctagagttaaaacaattttaagGCTGCTTAGCCCACCACCCACAGACTTCTACGCTCATGGATACAGCAGAGCGAATCTTGAtaattcgactcaaatatgaatgtAAAGTTTTTactcttctcccgaatactGTTTTCATCGGTTCATATGCACGCTAGCTCAAAAATTGcgatacactgaggcggcagcccttgccaatggaggatttcatcgggtcattctggtacatacaaccggctgctatgGGATAGAAGTTTAGAATTAGAAATATCTTGTAGTAAattaccaaaaaaacaaaacataaaaatatgctCCATTATTATGCTACAAACACGCATGATGTGTCTTAAAAGGCAATTGATTTATATATCATATCGATGATTTTCGTCAAATTTTATAGTCGAATTCGACTTTCGTGATACTAAAATGTTTAAGATTTTTCAACTTCGACAACCATAATACCATTATGCAAAAATGTCGAAATTTGACTACGGAGTTTTGCGAGTGAAATttgcaagaaaatcggttcaaccgttttgccatgaaggaaaaattttaaattccattGCCTTTTTTTACCATATACCCATATGTAAggaatttaatttttccttGAACACCCTGTGTTAGAGAAGTATTTCCTTTGGTGCTTTCTCTCACTTTGTCTCTCACATAAGTGACAGCTATCCCCTGTCCTCACCACCAAACTTCAACCACTTCCTTTAACCATAAACAATACCGTTATCAACACATGTTAAGGCATTTGACATTTTACATCTCAACAATagtcaaagaaaaaaacaacggTAGATAAAAAAACCGAAAGTAGTAATCATGTTATTAGCTATAaagaaatataaattaattttaataaatctaTTGATCATTGCAACGGTACAATCAATTATGACAGCATCATCCAACGAACAAGAGAAAGGTTCCGATGGACGTCCTTTGGCCAAAGCGGCGACTTTTCATTTCCCTGAATATGCATACAAGGAGACAAGTAAAAAT from the Stomoxys calcitrans chromosome 1, idStoCalc2.1, whole genome shotgun sequence genome contains:
- the LOC106092556 gene encoding adenosine 5'-monophosphoramidase HINT3 isoform X2, encoding MHISKGQTDDQFDNTMKKELLKKNAKGKQIKKYLCCALFTLAIVLPVILYKFVLAPPPFDEMAPCIFCEIAGGRSPNTQIEVETDEYVIFKDIKPASTHHYLAVPKRHIESLKVMTKEDIPLVDHLEEALKQFFKSKGIDTEDALFGFHMPPFISVRHLHMHGIAPRSTMSWMNSFVFKAHSAWFKLVEDARKYLENK
- the LOC106092556 gene encoding adenosine 5'-monophosphoramidase HINT3 isoform X1 → MGLRKGQTDDQFDNTMKKELLKKNAKGKQIKKYLCCALFTLAIVLPVILYKFVLAPPPFDEMAPCIFCEIAGGRSPNTQIEVETDEYVIFKDIKPASTHHYLAVPKRHIESLKVMTKEDIPLVDHLEEALKQFFKSKGIDTEDALFGFHMPPFISVRHLHMHGIAPRSTMSWMNSFVFKAHSAWFKLVEDARKYLENK